TTCTCGAGGACACTACCGGTTGGATAAAAAGTGCCTGTGGAACCTCTAGACGGGGGAGCAAAATCAATGGCGGGTTTTCAATTCCTTGATTTTGTCAGCAAGACGGAAATCTCATTTTCGGCTTGCCTCGTGAAAAAAGGCTCTGGATAGGACTTTTTCAACATTCTGCTAGAGATTCAACTCCCGCCAGATATGCAACCAGGTCTTTTCCAGATTTAACCCGGCCAGCAACTGATTGACTTGAGAGTGTTCGACAAAACGGATCACATCCAGTTGACAGCCTTCGAGGGCAGCAAGAGAATGCGTGACATCGGCCTGATAACTCAATTCCGAGTGCGTGTCGTGGAAAAAACCCAACTCTTCGCCTTCGTGATAAAAAATCATGGCCGCCTGAGAATCGACGGTCAGACGCAACGCGCCGCTGAATTTCTCCCGATCGATATAGTCCATCAATCGATCCACATCGAGCAGGGTCATGGCCTGCGCTTCGAAAACAGGCTCGCCTTCACAGGCCTTATGCACCAGAGCGGCCAGTCGGGCATCAAGACGGTAAATATCCAGGCGGCAGGGAGTATCATCCTGAATCATGCGAAACATCTGTTCCAATGCCGCGACTCCGGTCAAGCGGCGTTCGCCAATCCCCCACAGCCCGGCGACAATTTTACCGGCCTCATAACACAAGACCGCCGCATCATCTTCACCGGCGAGTGACAGATAACCACTGAAGCCATTAGAGCACATTTTGATCAGGGCATCGGGCATTTTCAGCCGTTTGGGATCGAGCCCTTCTTTGACCACCCGTCCGCGGGGAAGCACGAGCATAGTCTCACCTCTGTAAATAACGTATTGAATTTAGACAGAATCTATCACCCGGCCAGGGTTGTCAAGTCATGTTGAAGTTTCTCCCACTCTTCATACATCCCTTCCAACGCTTCAGCCTGGTCACGATGTTGGTCAGAGAGTTGGGAAAAACGGCTCTGGTCCTGATACAGCTCGGGATCGGCTAATTGCTGTTCCAAATCAGCCTGCTGTGCTTCGGCGCTTTCAATATCCGCTTCAAGCTGCTGCAGTTGTTTCTCCAGCTTGCGCTGCTGCTTTTGCTGCTCTTTGCGCTGGGCGTGTTCCTGTTTGCGCTGTTCCTTGGTCGCTACCGGAGCCCCATTTGTTACAGCACTGTGGAGATGTTCAACGCGCTGTTCCGAATGATCGTCACAGCCCTCGGCCTGACGCGCAGCAAGAAAGTCGGCATAGTTGCCGGGATGGGAACTGATGCCACCGCCGGACACATCAATGATCCGACTGGCCAGCTGATCGACAAAATAGCGATCATGGGAAACAAACACCAGGGTTCCGGTGTAACTCTTCAGTGCTTCGAGCAGCACTTCCTTGGATTGCAGGTCAAGGTGGTTGGTCGGTTCGTCGAGCAGCATCAGGTTGGCCGGACGCAGCAGCAGAATCGCCAAGGCCAGCCGGTTGCGCTCACCACCGGAAAGCACTTTAACCCGCTTATGGACATCATCGCCGCTGAACAGAAAGGTGCCGAGCACGTCACGCAAACGGGGCACCATGTCCACCGGAGATGAGGCGGTAATCTCTTCCAAAACCGTTTTCTCCGGTGTCAGCACAGCCGCTTGATCTTGAGCAAAATAGGCCAATTCCAGATTATGGCCTTCGATACGGCGACCTTCACTGGGGTCTTCGTTGCCGGCGAGCAGGCGCATCAGGGTCGATTTACCGGCGCCGTTGGCTCCGACCAGTGCCACTCGTTCACTACGCGTCACGGTAAGATCCACATTTTTGAGCACCTGATGGTCACCGTAACGCTGGCCGGCCTGCTCCAAAACGAGGAGATCTTTACCACCGCGTGACGGCTGGGGAAATTTGAAGGCGATCTTCTTGCGTTGCGGCGGGATCTGGATGCGTTCGATTTTTTCCAGTTGGCGCACCCGGCTCTGTACCTGGCTGGCCTTGTTGGCCTGGTAACGGAAGCGGTTGATAAACGCCTCAATGCGCTCGATCTCTTCATCCTGACGCTGCTTCTGATCACGCAGAGCTGCGACACGGCGATCACGTTCCACCAGATAAAGGGAATAGTTGCCGGGGTACTCGGTCAAAGCGCCATTCCACACCTCGACAATGCGCTCCACCACCTGATCCATAAAAAAGCGGTCGTGCGACACCAGAACAACGGAGAACGGATACTGGGACAGATAACTTTCCAGCCAGTTCCGTGCCGGAAGGTCAAGGTGGTTGGTCGGTTCGTCCAGCAGCAACAAATTGGGGCGTTGCAGCAGCAGGCGCGCCAGGGCGATACGCATCTGCCAGCCGCCGGAAAATTGTTCGCAGGGTTTCTGCCAATCGTCTTCTGAAAAGCCAAGACCGTTGAGCACCTTGGCAATATCGGTTTCCAGGGTAAAACCGCCACGTTGGCTGTAAAGATCCTGCAGATGCGCGTAACGTTCGAGCGATTTTTCGTCGGCATCCTGAGAGATCTGTGCTTCCAGACGACTGATCTCTTCGGCCATTTCCAGCAGGTCGGCACAGGCGCTGCGCACTTCCTCAAACAAGCTCTTTCCCTGATAGCTTAAGCCGTCCTGAGGCAGGTAACCGAAGGTGGTGCCTTTGGCGATAATGACATCGCCTTTATCGCAGTGGTTGATGCCACATAACAGCTTTAACAGGGTCGATTTACCGGCGCCGTTTTCGCCGCACAGACCGATGCGAGCACCTGGGCGGATATGCCAGTTGACTCCGGCAAAAATCTTACGCCCGGAGAAATCGACTTCAACGTCTTTGAGTTGCAACATGCTGGATTAATCTTTCCTGGTCGTCATAAACGGGGGATAGGGTCATCAGGGTTATACCGTGCTGTTCCGAGAACATCAAGGGGGAAGCGTTTGTTGTGGTGTTTCAGGCATTTTAAGCTGTAAAAGCTAAAGTCAAGACCGCCGGGTTTCGTCCCGGCAGCCGACATACTTTTGACTGGCCGCTCAAAAGTATGCAAAAACCAGCTGAACTTCTCCTGAACCTAGATCAATCGATACTGAGTCTATTTCCGTTTGACTTCACGGATTCGGCTCGCCGCCCTTTTGGTCGGCGAATCTTGCAAGGCATCATCTCTGGCGTAAAACGTTGATAACAATTTTACGACCCACTTTATTTCTTCCGTGGCACTTGTAAAGCGGGTGGGCAATGCCCACCCTGCCTGAGTCTATTATTTAGCAGCCAAGCCCTCCCGTTCAGCAGCACCGAACGCAATGAACGTCAGCGCGATGGTTGTCGGCAACATGTCTGAGCGTTAGCGAGTTTTGCCGACATCGTGATGTAAGAGAATGGAGTGAGGGAACCCGAAGGGTGCAATGACGGGAGTCGATTTTGCACCCCTTTTGTCGACGCAAAAGGGGTCCGCCGTGTGGGCGCGGAAGCCCACGTCACGTGCGTACCAGCAATGTGAACGGATGAAGTTCAACGAAGCAAACGCCCATGACATTCAGGAGTGATCGACCTTCCCGCGTAACTGCTTAATACTGCTGCGATGCTTTTTACTGTCAACCCGCTTACGCCGGGCCGAAGCACTGGGCTTGGTCGGCCGCCGTTTTTTTACCGTACGACTCGCCTCCTCAAGCAACTCCTCCAAGCGCTGCAACGCCTCCTGACGATTGCGCTCCTGACTGCGTGAGTTTTGCGCCTTGATGGTCAACACACCATCCTGATCGATGCGCCGGTCCCGCCGGGCCAGCAGACGTTCCACCACCATCGGCGGCAAACCGCAATGCTTCAGATCAACACTCAACATGATCGCCGTCGATGTTTTATTGACGTGCTGTCCTCCCGCACCTTGCGAGCGAACGGCTTTAAAATGGAGATGACATTCGTCGATTTTCATAAAATTCTTTCCTGTTTGACACCATTATTTCCAAAATCAACCCAACGCATCACCAGCCATAACCTTCTGAAATCACACAAATACGACCCGACATCGACCCGAATTTACCGCGATGTCGAATGCAAAGCTGTTTTGCCGGGGCTAGGCTTGACTCAAAAGCGCAACACAACGCAATGCATTCAGATCAGTCACTCGTACCCGACCAAAAGGAGGAAATTATGCGACGCACCGTTTTCGTTCTGATCACCTTAGCCCTGACCCTGATGGCTTCCACCAGTTTTGCCAAACAACAGCGTGATGACGATTCGCGCAAACGTCCCCATGTTGTTCAGAAGTACGATTCGTACAACACTCATCATGCCAAATATGATCGCGGCCATGACAAGTATGATCGCCACTCAGGAAAACATGCCGTCAAAGTCAGTCGCGATGACAAGAAACATCGTCGACATCATGTGGCCGAGTATCGTCACCACCGTCAGCCGACCTGCAACAGCTACAAAACGAACCATCGCGACTATCGCACCACAATCGTCCTTCCGGCACCACCGATTCCTCGGGTCGTTGTTTACTTCCCCTGGTAACAATGAAGACCGGGGGACGATTCCAAACACCTTCATCACGTCAATAGAACACAGACAACGGCGGCTCATTGAGAGCCGCCAGTTGTTCTCTGAGCTGCAACACATGCTCTCCCCAATACTGCATGGTGTTAAACCAGGGAAAGTGCACCGGAAATGTCGGATCATCCCAGCGTTCCGCCAGCCAGGAGGCATAATGGATCATACGCAGGCTACGCAGCGCCTCTATGGCGGGAAGCTGGGCGACGGGAAACGGCTGGAACAGTTCGTATCCTTCCATCAACGCCTGCACCTGTTGCTGCTGACGGGCCTGGTCGCCACTGAGCATCATCCACAGATCCTGAATCGCCGGGGCCATGCGGGCGTCATCAAAATCAACGAAATTTGGCTGGCCGTCACGCCATAGGATATTGCCGGCATGGCAATCGCCGTGCGCCCGAATCGGTGTCAACACACTGCCCAGACGATCAAAGATGCTATCAACGCCCTGGAGAAGATCCCGCGTCACCGCTTCATAGGTGGCCTGGTACTCTGTCGGCATAAAGCGCTCGTTAATCAGCGCCACCCGACTGGACCCGAACGTTTCGCGATTGAGGGCAGGACGCTGGTCAAAAGCACACCGGGAACCAACCGCATGCATGCGACCGAGCAGGCGACCGAGCACGCGCAAATTGTCCAGATTGTCGAACTCCGGAGCATGACCACCACGTCGCTCAAACACCGCCAGCCGGTTCCCAGCGAAGGAAAACAGACTCTGGCCATCTCCATCGCGCCATGGGGCAACAACAGGCAGCTCCTGTTCGACCAGCTCAAAACAGAATTGATGTTCCTCAAGAATCTGCTCATCCGTCCAGCGCTGTGGCCGATAAAACTTCACCACCAGAGGGTCACGCTCTTCAACGCCAACCTGATAGACGCGATTTTCATAACTGTTGAGCGCAAACACCCGGCAGTCACAGACAAAACCGAGAGATTCCACCGCATCCATCACATGATCCGGAGTCAAGCCATGGAACGGATGGCTGTTTTCCGGCGCATTTTTTTCGTCCATACCACCTCTTCATTCGACATCATTGTCTTCGCCGGCCATCCTAACACAAAACCACGGTCAGTTCGGAATCGTTGACGGCAGAAAAAACATTCACTTTCACAACGGCCGACGACAATTAGCCGTGTCCTTAAAAGGGTTTTATGATAATAAAAGGTGGAGAGGCTGACGATTTTAATCAATGGAGGGGAACATGGATTTTTCTCAGTTACTGGATATGGAACATTTGGGACCGCGCATTCTTGATCTGCTGTTTCAATACGGTCCCAAAGTTATTGCCGCCGTGGTCATTTTCATCTTTGGCCGCATTTTCGCGCGCATCATACGCAATGCGGTGCGCCGGATTCTCAAACGCAGCAAAGTCGATGACCTGCTGATCTCCTTTGTCGGCAGCCTCACCTACATGGGCGTATTGGCTTTTGTCATCATTGCCGCGCTCAACCAACTCGGCATCCAAACCACGTCATTCGTCGCCATCCTCGGTGCCGCCGGCCTGGCCATCGGTCTGGCTTTACAAGGGTCGTTGTCCAACTTTGCCGCCGGTGTGCTGATGATCATCTTCCGTCCGTTTAAAAACGGCGACTATATCGAAGGAGCCGGTGTCGCCGGCCTGGTCGAGCAGATCCAGATTTTCACCACCGAACTGCGCACCCCGGACAATAAACTGGTGATCATTCCCAATGCCAATTTGATGGGCAGTAACATCATCAACTATTCCGCCAATAAAACCCGTCGCATCGATATGGTGTTTGGCATCGGTTACGACGATGACCTACTCAAAGCCAAGAAAATTCTTCAGGAGATTCTGGAGTCTGACACGCGGATTCTCAAAGATCCGGCTCCGGTCATTGCCGTTTCTGAGCTGGGTGACAGCAGTGTGAATTTCGTTGTGCGCCCCTGGGCGGCGACCAAGGATTATTGGGATCTCTACTTTTACCTGATGGAAACCGTTAAGATCCGTTTTGACGAAGAGGGGATCAGCATTCCCTATCCGCAGCGGGATGTGCACCTGTATCAGGAGGGAAGTGAAAAGTAACGGCTGACAGGCTATTTGAGGAGCAAGGTCAAGGTCGCCGGGTCTCGTCCCGGCAGCCGACATCCTTTTGACTTGCCGCTCAAAAGGATTGCAAAAACCGG
This region of uncultured Desulfuromonas sp. genomic DNA includes:
- a CDS encoding ABC-F family ATP-binding cassette domain-containing protein — encoded protein: MLQLKDVEVDFSGRKIFAGVNWHIRPGARIGLCGENGAGKSTLLKLLCGINHCDKGDVIIAKGTTFGYLPQDGLSYQGKSLFEEVRSACADLLEMAEEISRLEAQISQDADEKSLERYAHLQDLYSQRGGFTLETDIAKVLNGLGFSEDDWQKPCEQFSGGWQMRIALARLLLQRPNLLLLDEPTNHLDLPARNWLESYLSQYPFSVVLVSHDRFFMDQVVERIVEVWNGALTEYPGNYSLYLVERDRRVAALRDQKQRQDEEIERIEAFINRFRYQANKASQVQSRVRQLEKIERIQIPPQRKKIAFKFPQPSRGGKDLLVLEQAGQRYGDHQVLKNVDLTVTRSERVALVGANGAGKSTLMRLLAGNEDPSEGRRIEGHNLELAYFAQDQAAVLTPEKTVLEEITASSPVDMVPRLRDVLGTFLFSGDDVHKRVKVLSGGERNRLALAILLLRPANLMLLDEPTNHLDLQSKEVLLEALKSYTGTLVFVSHDRYFVDQLASRIIDVSGGGISSHPGNYADFLAARQAEGCDDHSEQRVEHLHSAVTNGAPVATKEQRKQEHAQRKEQQKQQRKLEKQLQQLEADIESAEAQQADLEQQLADPELYQDQSRFSQLSDQHRDQAEALEGMYEEWEKLQHDLTTLAG
- the arfB gene encoding alternative ribosome rescue aminoacyl-tRNA hydrolase ArfB produces the protein MKIDECHLHFKAVRSQGAGGQHVNKTSTAIMLSVDLKHCGLPPMVVERLLARRDRRIDQDGVLTIKAQNSRSQERNRQEALQRLEELLEEASRTVKKRRPTKPSASARRKRVDSKKHRSSIKQLRGKVDHS
- a CDS encoding serine/threonine protein kinase, whose product is MDEKNAPENSHPFHGLTPDHVMDAVESLGFVCDCRVFALNSYENRVYQVGVEERDPLVVKFYRPQRWTDEQILEEHQFCFELVEQELPVVAPWRDGDGQSLFSFAGNRLAVFERRGGHAPEFDNLDNLRVLGRLLGRMHAVGSRCAFDQRPALNRETFGSSRVALINERFMPTEYQATYEAVTRDLLQGVDSIFDRLGSVLTPIRAHGDCHAGNILWRDGQPNFVDFDDARMAPAIQDLWMMLSGDQARQQQQVQALMEGYELFQPFPVAQLPAIEALRSLRMIHYASWLAERWDDPTFPVHFPWFNTMQYWGEHVLQLREQLAALNEPPLSVFY
- a CDS encoding mechanosensitive ion channel domain-containing protein, with translation MDFSQLLDMEHLGPRILDLLFQYGPKVIAAVVIFIFGRIFARIIRNAVRRILKRSKVDDLLISFVGSLTYMGVLAFVIIAALNQLGIQTTSFVAILGAAGLAIGLALQGSLSNFAAGVLMIIFRPFKNGDYIEGAGVAGLVEQIQIFTTELRTPDNKLVIIPNANLMGSNIINYSANKTRRIDMVFGIGYDDDLLKAKKILQEILESDTRILKDPAPVIAVSELGDSSVNFVVRPWAATKDYWDLYFYLMETVKIRFDEEGISIPYPQRDVHLYQEGSEK